The following coding sequences lie in one Betaproteobacteria bacterium genomic window:
- a CDS encoding ABC transporter ATP-binding protein, producing MDASQVVSITPKIRIRGLGKVFEGAQKVVALDNVDLDVQDNEFVTLVGASGCGKSTLLRIIGGLEYHTSGDIVAGGKKVSGPGADRAMVFQHYSLYPWLDVMDNIRFTRRLKVNRENLTSADVERASGRADALLNLVGLSSMAHAYPSQLSGGMQQRVAIARALMPKPEILLMDEPFGALDAQTREVMHDLILHVFKLEKATIVFVTHDVEEAIYLGQRIVLLAPRPGRIDTIYKVPFTGPRHQELKHTREFLDMKREILERIRETSGMKTDTDLLDQMSAG from the coding sequence ATGGATGCATCTCAAGTCGTGAGCATCACTCCCAAGATTCGCATCCGCGGTCTGGGCAAGGTGTTCGAGGGGGCGCAGAAGGTCGTGGCGCTCGACAACGTGGATCTCGACGTGCAGGACAACGAGTTCGTCACGCTCGTCGGCGCCTCGGGCTGCGGCAAGTCGACGCTGCTGCGGATCATCGGCGGACTGGAGTACCACACGAGCGGCGACATCGTCGCGGGCGGCAAGAAGGTGAGCGGTCCGGGCGCGGACAGGGCCATGGTGTTCCAGCACTACAGCCTGTATCCCTGGCTCGACGTGATGGACAACATCCGCTTCACCCGCCGGCTCAAGGTGAACCGGGAGAACCTCACGTCCGCCGACGTGGAGCGCGCGAGCGGGCGCGCGGACGCGCTGCTCAATCTCGTCGGTCTGTCGTCCATGGCGCACGCCTATCCGAGCCAGCTCTCCGGCGGCATGCAGCAGCGGGTCGCCATCGCGCGCGCCCTGATGCCCAAGCCGGAGATCCTGCTCATGGACGAGCCCTTCGGGGCGCTCGATGCGCAGACGCGCGAGGTGATGCACGACCTCATCCTGCACGTGTTCAAGCTGGAGAAGGCGACCATCGTCTTCGTGACCCACGACGTGGAGGAGGCGATCTATCTCGGGCAGCGGATCGTCCTGCTGGCGCCGCGCCCGGGCCGCATCGACACCATCTACAAGGTGCCCTTCACCGGACCGCGGCACCAGGAACTCAAGCACACGCGCGAGTTCCTCGACATGAAGCGGGAGATTCTCGAGCGCATCCGCGAGACCTCGGGGATGAAGACCGACACCGACCTGCTGGATCAGATGTCCGCGGGCTGA
- a CDS encoding bifunctional diguanylate cyclase/phosphodiesterase, translated as MEAIGQMKVENAPGELRLRDSATGLPTPDLFMDRVGQAILAQGRGSVPLSVAVLDMETDEGGAAQGRPCDADAIARQFAGRLVHLARRSDSVCRLGPRTFACLLLGTATAEGTAAFAEKLISALRAPLLVDGVRVPAGVTIGVAIHPQHGGDGPALLRNAQRALGTARHSRRGFEIGLHDSADAQTERAPVVSASHIRDALSRNELHVQFQPKVDLRTRAVVGVEALARWQSPGFGLMLPGQFIPAAERLSVISPVTFAILDMALDQARQWASRGLELPVSVNLSSRMFEDERLVERIAAALDSRAMDPKLLTLEITEAALCGEPARVREQLHRFMRAGIGVSIDDFGTGRASLQSLRDLEIAEIKIDRLFVSRLERSGRDASIVQSIVSLAKGLDARVVAEGIEERSAWSVLQALGCQYGQGYDIARPMTAPVLEEWMEGWKRMASAALSTSPEMHYA; from the coding sequence ATGGAAGCGATCGGGCAGATGAAGGTCGAGAACGCTCCGGGGGAATTGCGTCTCCGGGATTCCGCAACGGGCTTGCCGACGCCGGACCTGTTCATGGACAGGGTCGGCCAGGCCATCCTTGCCCAGGGGCGGGGCAGCGTACCTCTGTCCGTCGCCGTGCTGGACATGGAGACGGACGAGGGTGGAGCGGCTCAAGGCCGGCCATGCGATGCCGACGCCATCGCCAGGCAGTTCGCCGGACGGCTCGTTCATCTCGCGCGGCGCTCCGACTCGGTATGCCGGCTGGGCCCGCGAACCTTCGCGTGTCTGCTTCTGGGCACTGCCACGGCAGAAGGTACGGCGGCCTTTGCCGAGAAGCTCATATCGGCCCTGCGTGCCCCGCTTCTTGTCGATGGCGTTCGTGTACCCGCCGGCGTGACGATCGGCGTGGCGATTCATCCGCAACACGGAGGCGATGGTCCTGCCCTGCTGCGCAATGCGCAGCGGGCCCTCGGCACTGCCAGGCATTCCCGGCGCGGCTTCGAGATCGGACTGCACGACAGTGCGGATGCGCAGACCGAACGCGCGCCCGTGGTCTCCGCCTCCCATATCCGCGACGCGCTGTCGCGCAACGAACTGCATGTCCAGTTCCAGCCCAAGGTGGATCTCAGAACGCGCGCGGTGGTCGGCGTCGAGGCGCTGGCACGCTGGCAGAGCCCCGGCTTCGGGCTGATGCTGCCCGGCCAGTTCATTCCCGCGGCCGAACGTCTGTCGGTCATTTCGCCCGTCACCTTCGCGATCCTGGACATGGCCCTGGATCAGGCCAGGCAGTGGGCTTCGCGCGGACTCGAACTCCCTGTGTCGGTGAACCTCTCCAGCCGCATGTTCGAAGACGAGCGCCTGGTCGAGAGGATCGCGGCTGCCCTGGACAGCCGGGCCATGGACCCGAAACTGCTGACGCTGGAGATCACCGAAGCCGCGTTGTGCGGCGAGCCGGCGCGCGTGCGGGAACAACTGCACCGGTTCATGCGGGCGGGCATCGGGGTGTCCATCGACGACTTCGGCACCGGCCGGGCCTCGCTGCAATCGCTGCGCGATCTGGAAATCGCCGAGATCAAGATCGACCGCCTGTTCGTGTCGCGCCTGGAGCGAAGCGGCCGCGACGCTTCCATCGTCCAGTCCATCGTGTCGCTGGCAAAGGGGCTCGACGCCCGTGTCGTGGCCGAAGGCATCGAGGAACGCAGTGCCTGGAGCGTGCTCCAGGCATTGGGGTGCCAGTACGGCCAGGGCTACGACATCGCACGTCCCATGACCGCGCCGGTACTCGAGGAGTGGATGGAGGGCTGGAAGCGCATGGCCTCGGCCGCCCTCAGCACTTCACCGGAAATGCACTACGCCTGA
- a CDS encoding ABC transporter substrate-binding protein: MSHRLSHVLRRAGALAAGIAGTLFTAAALAASPIKIGTVIWIGYGPFYVADQLDLFKKSGVKVTMQVFNDPALIPPAVTGGSVDGGMVTYDQVISSVAKGSTMKVVMPIDYSNGGDAIVATKDITSIAQFKGQKIAFNPLSPSDFLLSYALQTNKLSEKDVMPVNMPPEGVPAGMASGGVKIGVTYEPSVSEIVAMDGGKKFHVVFSSKDAPGLITDVLIFKAEYIKKNPAVVKALIQGYIDGLDYMKKNPAEAAKLIGKVMGVSEKEVMEQMSGVYNPTLQEFPKVFNKSTETTSLYVSGAVISKILKAKGEIKSIPKTEDTMDPSIATSLLK; the protein is encoded by the coding sequence ATGTCGCATCGTCTTTCCCATGTCCTGCGCCGCGCCGGCGCACTCGCCGCCGGCATTGCCGGCACGCTGTTCACCGCCGCCGCGCTGGCCGCGTCCCCCATCAAGATCGGCACCGTCATCTGGATCGGATACGGTCCGTTCTACGTCGCCGATCAGCTGGATCTCTTCAAGAAGTCCGGAGTGAAGGTGACGATGCAGGTCTTCAACGATCCCGCACTGATTCCACCCGCGGTGACGGGCGGATCGGTGGATGGCGGCATGGTCACGTACGACCAGGTGATCAGCTCGGTCGCCAAGGGTTCCACCATGAAGGTCGTGATGCCGATCGACTACTCGAACGGCGGCGACGCGATCGTGGCCACGAAGGACATCACGTCCATCGCGCAGTTCAAGGGTCAGAAGATCGCCTTCAATCCGCTGTCACCGTCGGACTTCCTGCTCTCCTACGCGCTGCAGACGAACAAGCTGTCCGAGAAGGACGTCATGCCGGTGAACATGCCCCCCGAAGGCGTGCCCGCCGGGATGGCATCGGGCGGGGTCAAGATCGGCGTCACCTACGAGCCGAGCGTGTCCGAGATCGTGGCGATGGACGGGGGCAAGAAGTTCCACGTCGTGTTCTCCTCGAAGGATGCGCCGGGCCTCATCACGGACGTGCTGATCTTCAAGGCGGAATACATCAAGAAGAACCCGGCGGTCGTGAAGGCACTGATCCAGGGCTACATCGACGGGCTCGACTACATGAAGAAGAATCCGGCCGAGGCGGCCAAGCTCATCGGCAAGGTCATGGGCGTCTCGGAGAAGGAGGTCATGGAGCAGATGAGCGGCGTGTACAACCCGACGCTCCAGGAGTTCCCCAAGGTCTTCAACAAGAGCACCGAGACCACATCGCTGTACGTGAGCGGCGCGGTCATCTCGAAGATCCTCAAGGCCAAGGGCGAGATCAAGTCCATCCCGAAGACGGAAGACACGATGGATCCGTCCATCGCCACCTCGCTCCTCAAGTGA
- a CDS encoding ABC transporter permease: MSRAASAAKPGLWSIRGPMTQRRYWVFASVGLIAPLLVWWLVATSGMVEKVFMPAPGSVWSRTLLWLDEDHLLGDMAISIYRVTAGWGLSAVIALPLGLMIGTFRPVQALLEPLTDFIRYMPAVAFIPLVMLWVGIDEGSKIAIIFIGTFFQMVLMVAEDVRRVPTAQIEAAQTMGATRSEIIQLVLLPSAKPALLDTMRVTMGWAWTYLVVAELVAANSGLGYAILKAQRFLQTDKIFAGIILIGLIGLVIDQLFRFCHRKAFPWMHLKS; the protein is encoded by the coding sequence ATGTCCAGAGCAGCTTCGGCCGCGAAGCCCGGCTTGTGGTCGATACGCGGGCCGATGACGCAGCGGCGCTATTGGGTGTTCGCGTCCGTCGGCCTCATCGCTCCGTTGCTCGTCTGGTGGCTGGTGGCGACGTCCGGCATGGTCGAGAAGGTGTTCATGCCGGCGCCGGGGTCGGTGTGGTCCCGCACCTTGCTGTGGCTCGACGAGGACCATCTGCTGGGCGACATGGCGATCAGCATCTACCGCGTCACGGCCGGCTGGGGGCTGTCCGCCGTCATCGCGCTGCCGCTCGGCCTGATGATCGGCACCTTCCGGCCCGTTCAGGCGCTGCTGGAACCGCTCACCGATTTCATCCGCTACATGCCGGCCGTCGCGTTCATTCCTCTGGTCATGCTGTGGGTGGGGATCGACGAAGGATCGAAGATCGCCATCATCTTCATCGGGACGTTCTTCCAGATGGTGCTTATGGTGGCGGAAGACGTCCGGCGCGTCCCCACGGCGCAGATCGAAGCGGCGCAGACGATGGGCGCCACGCGCTCGGAGATCATCCAGCTCGTGCTGCTTCCGTCGGCCAAGCCGGCGCTGCTCGACACGATGCGCGTGACCATGGGGTGGGCCTGGACCTATCTCGTGGTGGCCGAGCTGGTGGCGGCCAACTCCGGGCTGGGCTACGCGATCCTGAAGGCGCAGCGCTTCCTGCAGACCGACAAGATCTTCGCCGGCATCATCCTCATCGGCCTCATCGGGCTCGTCATCGATCAACTGTTTCGCTTCTGCCATCGCAAGGCGTTCCCATGGATGCATCTCAAGTCGTGA
- a CDS encoding ABC transporter substrate-binding protein has protein sequence MRPFRHIRRLLGAALVTVCAYAPVSALAEVKVGYSDWPGWVAWAIAEQKGFFKKHGANVKLVWFANYSDSIAALSSGQVDANCQTWSDTMAPIAKGVPLKAVLVNDNSAGNDAVMAGTKFKSLKDLKGKTIALEEFSVSHFLLATGLTKAGMKPADVKIVNLSAGDAAAAFLSGRVDAATVWNPWVNKIELSGKGKALFTSKEIPGLVPDLLVVQEKSLAANRKDFVGMVKAWYDVEKFIRENPDEAVKIMSKIVGLTPEEYKVFLPGTRFFGPKENLEAFGTDTSTSRTLLGAAPTIVKFLEDNKLIEGKPEFAKALDGSLVKEVAGK, from the coding sequence ATGCGTCCCTTCCGCCACATCCGCCGGCTGCTCGGTGCAGCCCTTGTCACCGTCTGCGCGTATGCGCCCGTCAGCGCTCTTGCCGAAGTGAAGGTCGGCTACAGCGACTGGCCCGGCTGGGTCGCCTGGGCCATCGCCGAACAGAAGGGCTTCTTCAAGAAGCACGGCGCGAATGTGAAGCTCGTCTGGTTCGCGAACTACAGCGATTCCATCGCCGCCCTGTCGTCGGGACAGGTCGATGCGAACTGTCAGACGTGGTCCGACACCATGGCGCCGATCGCCAAGGGCGTGCCGTTGAAGGCCGTGCTGGTCAACGACAACTCGGCCGGCAACGATGCCGTGATGGCCGGCACCAAGTTCAAGAGCCTCAAGGACCTCAAGGGCAAGACCATCGCGCTGGAGGAATTCAGCGTCTCGCACTTCCTGCTCGCGACCGGGTTGACCAAGGCCGGCATGAAGCCCGCGGACGTGAAGATCGTGAACCTCTCCGCCGGGGATGCCGCCGCCGCCTTCTTGAGCGGGCGCGTGGATGCCGCCACGGTGTGGAACCCCTGGGTCAACAAGATCGAACTGTCGGGCAAGGGCAAGGCGCTGTTCACGTCCAAGGAGATTCCCGGGCTGGTGCCGGATCTGCTGGTCGTGCAGGAAAAGTCGCTCGCCGCCAATCGCAAGGATTTCGTCGGCATGGTGAAGGCCTGGTACGACGTGGAGAAGTTCATCCGCGAGAACCCCGACGAGGCGGTGAAGATCATGTCGAAGATCGTCGGTCTCACGCCCGAGGAGTACAAGGTGTTCCTGCCCGGCACCCGCTTCTTCGGTCCCAAGGAAAACCTCGAGGCGTTCGGTACGGACACGTCCACCTCCAGGACGCTGCTGGGCGCGGCTCCGACCATCGTCAAGTTCCTCGAAGACAACAAGCTCATCGAAGGCAAACCGGAGTTCGCCAAGGCGCTCGACGGTTCTCTGGTCAAGGAAGTCGCAGGCAAGTAG